A single Anopheles arabiensis isolate DONGOLA chromosome X, AaraD3, whole genome shotgun sequence DNA region contains:
- the LOC120905562 gene encoding 60S ribosomal protein L10-like, translating to MGRRPARCYRYCKNKPYPKSRFCRGVPDPKIRIFDLGRKKACVEDFPLCVHLVSDEYEQLSSEALEAGRICCNKYLVKFCGKDQFHIRMRLHPFHVIRINKMLSCAGADRLQTGMRGAFGKPQGTVARVHIGQPIMSVRSSDRFKAQVIEALRRAKFKFPGRQKIFVSKKWGFTKYDRDVYQKHNDEGRLVADGCGVQFRNDHGPLVKWEQHQRNRLSA from the exons ATGGGGCGCCGTCCAGCGAGATG CTACCGCTACTGCAAGAACAAGCCGTACCCGAAGTCGCGCTTCTGTCGCGGTGTGCCGGACCCGAAGATCCGCATCTTCGATCTGGGCCGCAAGAAGGCGTGCGTGGAAGACTTCCCGCTCTGCGTCCATCTCGTGTCGGACGAGTACGAGCAGCTGAGCTCGGAGGCGCTCGAGGCAGGCCGTATCTGCTGCAACAAGTACCTGGTGAAGTTCTGCGGCAAGGACCAGTTCCACATCCGCATGCGTCTCCATCCGTTCCACGTGATTCGCATCAACAAGATGTTGTCCTGTGCCGGAGCTGATCG GCTCCAAACAGGAATGCGTGGTGCGTTCGGCAAGCCGCAGGGTACGGTCGCGCGCGTCCACATCGGCCAGCCGATCATGTCGGTGCGCTCGAGCGACCGCTTCAAGGCGCAGGTGATCGAGGCGCTGCGCCGTGCCAAGTTCAAGTTCCCCGGCCGCCAGAAGATCTTCGTCTCGAAGAAGTGGGGCTTCACCAAGTACGATCGCGACGTGTACCAGAAGCACAACGACGAGGGCCGACTCGTCGCGGACGGATGTGGCGTACAGTTCCGCAACGATCACGGACCGCTGGTCAAGTGGGAGCAGCACCAGCGCAATCGACTCTctgcgtaa